In one window of Cytophagaceae bacterium ABcell3 DNA:
- the lysS gene encoding lysine--tRNA ligase, with protein MHLSEQEIIRREEREELMKMGLDPYPSETFNVNVSVQDIFQNYEKRKTDYKNISIAGRLMSRRIMGSASFAEIQDATGRIQIYVRRDDICPDEDKTLYNKVFKKLLDIGDIIGLQGYVFTTQTGEVSIHVTNLKVLTKALKPLPIVKEAVDENGNKVVYDAFSDPEMRYRQRYVDLIVNPEVRNTFFKRTQLINSIRNYLNDKGYLEVETPVLQPIYGGASARPFKTYHNTLDMPLYLRIANELYLKRLIVGGFEGVYEFAKDFRNEGMSRFHNPEFTQVELYVAYKDYYWMMDLVEEMVEKVALALNGSTEVKVGDNVINFQRPWQRFTMFEAIKHFTGYEIDEMNEEELREVAQKLDIPVDPSMGKGKIIDEIFGSECEPKLIQPTFITDYPVEMSPLAKKHRSKEGLVERFEAICNGKEICNSFSELNDPVDQRKRFEEQLELGKRGDSEAMVLDEDFLRALEYGMPPTAGLGIGIDRLTMIMTNSASIQDVLFFPQMKPEKKATVSSEEDYLEIGVPKEWIPVIQKLGFVTVSDLKAANPNKLFNDLCGMRKKLKLDIPAPKAEDVKGWIS; from the coding sequence ATGCATCTAAGTGAACAAGAGATTATAAGAAGAGAAGAGAGAGAAGAACTGATGAAAATGGGGTTAGACCCTTATCCATCAGAAACTTTTAACGTCAATGTATCTGTTCAGGATATTTTTCAGAACTACGAAAAGCGAAAGACTGACTATAAAAATATATCCATTGCTGGCCGTTTGATGAGCCGTCGTATAATGGGGAGTGCTTCTTTTGCTGAAATTCAGGATGCTACAGGGCGTATCCAGATATACGTTCGCCGTGATGACATTTGCCCTGATGAGGACAAAACTTTATATAATAAGGTTTTTAAAAAACTTCTTGATATAGGTGACATTATTGGTCTGCAAGGTTATGTATTTACTACGCAGACTGGAGAAGTTTCTATTCATGTTACCAACCTAAAGGTGCTTACCAAAGCCCTAAAGCCACTCCCTATTGTAAAAGAGGCTGTGGATGAAAATGGGAATAAGGTGGTTTATGATGCCTTTTCTGATCCAGAAATGCGCTATAGGCAGAGGTATGTAGACTTAATTGTAAACCCTGAGGTAAGGAACACCTTTTTTAAAAGGACACAGTTAATCAACTCTATCCGCAACTACCTAAACGATAAAGGATATTTAGAGGTTGAAACCCCGGTACTTCAGCCTATTTATGGCGGTGCATCTGCCAGGCCTTTTAAGACGTATCACAATACGCTTGATATGCCTTTATACCTTCGTATTGCCAATGAGCTTTATCTTAAGAGGCTTATTGTCGGAGGTTTTGAAGGTGTATATGAGTTTGCCAAAGATTTCCGTAATGAGGGTATGTCCAGGTTCCATAATCCTGAATTTACGCAGGTAGAGCTTTATGTAGCCTATAAAGATTACTACTGGATGATGGACTTGGTAGAGGAAATGGTGGAAAAAGTGGCTCTTGCCTTAAACGGAAGTACTGAAGTGAAGGTGGGAGATAATGTGATTAACTTTCAACGTCCTTGGCAACGCTTTACCATGTTTGAAGCTATAAAGCACTTTACAGGTTACGAGATCGATGAAATGAACGAAGAAGAACTTAGGGAAGTGGCTCAAAAGCTTGACATACCTGTAGATCCTTCTATGGGTAAAGGTAAGATCATTGATGAAATCTTTGGTAGTGAATGTGAGCCTAAGCTTATCCAGCCAACTTTTATTACCGACTACCCTGTAGAAATGTCGCCGCTTGCTAAAAAACACAGAAGCAAAGAAGGGCTGGTAGAGCGTTTTGAGGCTATTTGCAATGGGAAAGAGATTTGTAACTCATTCTCAGAGTTGAATGACCCTGTAGACCAGCGTAAACGCTTTGAAGAGCAATTGGAACTTGGCAAAAGAGGTGACTCTGAAGCCATGGTGCTTGATGAAGACTTCCTTCGGGCTTTAGAATATGGTATGCCGCCTACTGCTGGTCTTGGTATCGGTATAGACAGGTTAACGATGATTATGACCAATTCTGCATCTATTCAGGATGTATTGTTTTTCCCTCAAATGAAGCCTGAAAAGAAAGCAACAGTTTCCTCAGAAGAGGACTATCTGGAAATTGGTGTGCCTAAAGAATGGATTCCCGTTATTCAAAAATTAGGCTTTGTTACTGTCTCTGATTTGAAAGCTGCCAATCCTAATAAATTGTTTAATGACCTTTGTGGCATGAGAAAAAAACTAAAACTTGACATTCCGGCACCAAAAGCCGAAGATGTTAAGGGATGGATTTCTTAA
- a CDS encoding proline dehydrogenase family protein, with amino-acid sequence MKKTLFFHFCGGETLEECKTAIDALAQFNIKTIPDYAAEGGSSEEAYKDAFENILDTIEFTGQQENVAFTVFKPSAIGSVAVLDKVQSGKVLNDEETKMFDLLKERIDILCHRAAELKVPIMADAEESWIQDAVDAIITAMMSKYNKETAIVYNTFQMYRSDMPKNLENVLRLAKDEQFYLGAKLVRGAYWDKERERAAKLKYKSPVFETKPETDEAFDNALKLCVENIDRVHVCCGSHNEKSNMLLTDLMREHNIEPDDPRVSFSQLYGMGDHISFNLSQRGYNVTKYLPWGPVEAAVPYLIRRANENQSVAGQASRELSLIRKELDRRKMEYSKDNPADMTKL; translated from the coding sequence ACATCAAAACCATTCCTGACTATGCTGCTGAAGGTGGTAGCTCTGAGGAGGCGTATAAAGATGCCTTTGAAAATATCTTGGATACCATTGAGTTTACCGGTCAGCAGGAAAATGTTGCTTTTACAGTTTTCAAACCTTCCGCCATTGGGTCTGTGGCTGTACTTGATAAGGTTCAGAGTGGTAAGGTTTTGAATGATGAGGAAACCAAAATGTTTGATTTGCTCAAGGAAAGGATTGACATTCTTTGCCATAGGGCAGCTGAACTTAAGGTGCCGATAATGGCGGATGCTGAGGAAAGCTGGATCCAAGATGCTGTGGATGCTATTATTACTGCCATGATGAGCAAGTATAATAAAGAAACAGCTATTGTTTATAATACTTTTCAGATGTATAGGTCGGATATGCCCAAAAACCTGGAAAATGTTCTCCGTCTGGCAAAAGACGAACAGTTTTACCTTGGAGCAAAATTGGTTAGAGGGGCTTATTGGGACAAAGAGCGTGAAAGGGCAGCTAAGTTGAAGTACAAAAGCCCAGTCTTTGAAACTAAGCCTGAAACTGACGAGGCTTTTGATAATGCTTTGAAGTTATGCGTAGAGAATATAGACCGGGTACATGTCTGCTGTGGTTCTCATAATGAAAAGAGCAATATGTTATTGACTGATCTTATGCGGGAACACAACATTGAACCTGATGACCCAAGGGTTTCTTTCTCTCAGTTATATGGGATGGGAGACCATATTTCGTTTAACCTGTCTCAGAGAGGGTACAATGTTACTAAATATTTGCCTTGGGGCCCTGTGGAGGCAGCAGTGCCATACCTGATTCGTAGGGCCAACGAAAATCAGTCTGTCGCTGGACAGGCCAGTAGAGAACTGTCGCTGATCAGAAAGGAACTTGATCGCCGAAAAATGGAATATAGCAAAGATAATCCTGCTGATATGACAAAACTTTAG